Within Equus quagga isolate Etosha38 unplaced genomic scaffold, UCLA_HA_Equagga_1.0 73442_RagTag, whole genome shotgun sequence, the genomic segment GTAAAGATATTCCACCCGCTGCCTACTATTGTGTGTGGTCATAGCAGAATGGGCAGTCTAAGTGGTTCTCTATCTGGGGGACATAGAGGGACTGTGCCCCCACGCCCCCAGGGGCCCGATCCCTCAGTTGGTGGCCTTCCTTGGCGGCAGGTCTGAGCCAACGGCATAGGCCACTGCTCCTGGCCCCGGTGCTCTTAGGCTGGTCACTTGTTCATTTGCCTGTGCAGAGGGAGCCTCGTCCCTGCAGGGCTACTGTGGGAAGCGGATGGGTGGTGGGCACGCGGGCTGCCACACAGGGCTCAGTGTACCCCCCGTGCCCCCCAGACTGTGAGACGCTGATCCGCCGCATGCTGGTGGTGGACCCCGCCAAGCGCATCACCGTGGCCCAGATCCGGCAGCACAGGTGGATGCAGGCCGACCCCTCCCTGCTTCGGCAGGCCTGCCCCGCCTTCTCTGCGCTCAGCTACAACTCCAACCTGGGCGATTACGATGAGCAGGTGCTGGGCATCATGCAGACCCTCGGGGTCGACCGGCAGAGGACGGTGGAGGTGAGCGCCCACCCGGCCCTGGCCTGCAGTGGCTCTGACTGTGGATGGGACAGGCTCTCTTTCTGAGACAGTGGCCAGTCGAGTTTAAGTGGGAACGTGGGCTAATTTAAGGGCCAGATTGTCCGCTCCTCTAAGGGACATTCTTGGCCACCCAAGAATAACAGCAGAACGGTCTCGTCAGGGAGCCTCAGTGAGACAGTCCCGGGGCGCCCTCACCCCCCATGTGAGCTCTCCTCCGCCCTGCCGGCCTCGCTCTGACCCCacccccctctgcctcccccagtcGCTGCAGAACAGCAGCTATAACCATTTTGCTGCCATTTATTACCTCCTCCTCGAGCGCCTGAAGGAGTATCGGAACGCCCAGCCGTCGGTCCGCCCCGGCCCAGCCAGGCAGCCGAGGCCCAGAAGCTCAGACCTCAGCGGCTTTGAGGTGAGGGGAGGGCCTCCTTCTAAAGCCCCGCCCCGTCTCCCTGTCTTGAATCGTGTCCCCCAAGTTGTGGATCCCTGTTTGGACGCAGGCTGAGCCCACTCGCCCCTGGGTCACATCCTCCTGCCCATCAGGCACTGGGGGTTCCCCTGTGGGCCACAGTGCATGGAGGAGAGGGGTCAGGCCTTGCCCGGTGGCCCTTTGTTCCTTATCCGTCCCTGGTGCCCACCTCTTGGCACCTCCTCCTGGTCACCCCACACAGCGTGGCCTTGAAGAGGAGGGCTGGCATGTCCTGAGCCCGGCCAGCTAGCGGCTGACACCTGTCAGCGCCAGAACAAAGCTAGCGTGGTCTTTCTTGTGACACTCCTCGCGATTGTCCCCAGAGCTGCCTCCCTGACAGCGTCTGTCCTCCTCTACCGACCCCCAGGTGCCTCAGGAAGGGCTCCCCGGCGATGCTTTCCGGTCCGCCCTGCTGTGCCCGCAGCCCCAGAGCCTGGGGCAGTCCGTCCTGCAGGCTGAAATGGACTGTGACCTCCACAGCTCACTCCAGGTGTGTGAGCACCTGCCCTGGGCACATGTGGGGTGTGGGCTCGTCTCCTTCCAGGTGGCGGTGATGGCCCCTGCGCCCGGTCTCCCACAGCTCCAGGGTTCACACGTTCGTGTCCATCCCTTGCAGCCCCTATTCTTCCCTGTGGACACCAACTGCAACGGAGTGTTCCGGCATCGCTCCATCTCCCCCACCAGCCTGCTGGACACGACCATCAGCGAGGAGgtcaggcagggccagggcctcgaggaggagcaggaggcacaGATGCCCCTGCCCAGCAGCTCAGGCCGGAGGCACACGCTGGCCGAGGTCTCCACCTGCTTCTCCCCGGGCGCCCCTCCCTGTAAGTGTTCCCCTGGGCCCCACTGGCCCAGATCACGGTCCGCTGCGTGGGTTTGTGGGCGCAGCTCTGACAGAATGCACCTTTTTGCTGGGCAGCCTCTTCTGGTGACAGTTCTCAGGACTTGTCATTTGTTTAGCTCCAGAGGCCACACAGGTTAGACACTTCGTGTGGTTGTTGGTGGCAGGGGTGGTGTGCCATTTAGCCGCCCCCAGGTGCCGGGAGGCCAGGTCCCTGGCCTAGGCCCCTCCACCTCACGGGTCCAAGCTCCCCCGTGGCGGCTGGTTGTTGAGGCTTCCTGGACTCTGGTGGCCTCTGACGTCACCACCTCCGTCCCCACAGGGTTGAGGGTAGAGGTGAGAGGCCTGGACAGCTGTGCCCGGTCAGTGGGCCGCgggctgccccagggcctgggtgACACCgcaggggcacagagagggcgTCAGAGCCTATTCCTCTCCTGGGGCCGTCGGCACCTCTGACTCGCCAGGAAAGCTGCCGGGTGCCAGCGGGTCGCGGTGGGCTTCGGGGAGCGTGAGGGCCCCCTCAAGCGCCGTGTCCCTTCTGCAGGTATAGTCATCTCCTCCTCTGTGGCGAGTCCTTCTGAAGGCACCAGCTCCGACAGCTGTCTGACCTCAGCAGGTGATGGCCTGGTGGGGCTCAGCGGACGCCTGGCCACTCAGGGTCTGCTGGGCACCTGCTCCCCACTCCGACTGGCCTCACCACTCCTGGGGGCCCAGTCGGCCACACCAGTGCTCCAGGCGCAGGGGGCCCTGGGGGGAGCCGCCCCGCTCCCCGTCAGCTTCCAGGAAGGCCGGAGGGCGTCGGACACCTCACTCACTCAAGGTGACTTCCCCTTTCATGCTGATTTCCACCTTCCCCAGTCCAGCAGACTGTGTGCCCTGGAAGGGTGTCACCTTGTCCTTGGTGGCAGATGGCATTCCCTTGTTCTCTCACTGGGCCTAGGCGGAGCAGGCTGAAGATGCTGCCCGGGTTCTGGATGTCCTGGTCTTCTGGGACAAACTCACACAGCTTCTGGTGGCTGGTCTTAAAAGCCCAAGAGACACTAGGATGCCGGGCAGCAGCTCCCGACCTGGATGAGGGCTGGTTCGGGGAGGCACCCCCCACAAAGGCAGCCCCCACCTGGTGCCTGGGCTCCCTCCCAGCCCTTTCCTGTGTCCCACAGCACTGCTCATGGCCTCCTTCCAAGCAGGATCTGAGCCGGGGAGGCGTGGGTCCCAGGCTGGGGTACGGTCTGCAGACCATCTTGATTTTACCTTCTCCAGGGCTGAAAGCCTTTCGGCAGCAGCTGAGGAAGAATGCGCGGACCAAAGGGTTTCTGGGGCTGAACAAGATCAAGGGGCTGGCTCGCCAGGTGTgccagccctcctcctccagccggGCCACCAGGGGTGGCCTGAACACCTTCCAGCTGCCCGCGCCGAGCCCAGGCCTGCACGGCAGCGGGGCCAGCAGCCGGGAGGGCAGGAGTCTGCTGGAGGAGGTGCTGCACCAGCAGAGGTACGCCCGCTTGGCGCCGGTCACCCGCGACCTTGGGGGGACTCATGGACACGGGGATTTTCTTGAGTGACCTTATCTCTTAAGCTCCCTCCCTGCTCCGTATAATCAGATGAGCgcacctccctgcccccaagcGTGGGGACATCTGTGAGGCAGACAGCCTCTCTCCCTGAGGATGGTGGCGGAGGTGGGGAGCAGTCAGGTTTTGTCACTTTGAAGCCCGCaagtgggggctggggagcagtgAATAAAAATGTCACGTCTGGTTGGCGGCTCTGAGCTGCTCCAAAAGCAGGAGGGAGAATGGAAATGTCAGGAATTGCTCAGGGGTTACTCACGCACAGCATCGTGCCTTCTGAGCAGCTCCAGCCAGCAGCCCCGTGGGGCGGGCCCTCCCTCGGGGGCCGGGGAAACCCGGGGTGTCTGAACCTGGCCAGGGGTGGGTGGTGTGGGAGGAACGGCCGCAGAGCTGGCAGTGACCTGTTCCCTGTGTCCCCCAGGTTGCTCCAGTTGCAGCATCACCCGGCAGCCCCACCCACCTGCCAGCAGGCCCCGCTGGTCCTCGCCCCCTGTGACGGCGCCCTCCTGGTGTCTGGACTCcagagggggctggggctggggcccggcACACTGCTGCCACCCCACCTCCTGCAGGCTGGGGCCTCCCCCGTGGCGTCGGCAGCCCAGCTCCTGGACGCCCACCTGCACATCAGCCCCACCTCAGCCCCCCTCCCGGCCGCCACTCCCCTACAGCCGCCCTTCGCCATGTTGCCCCCGAGGTTTGACCCCACGGGGCTGCCTCAGGGGGACTGTGAGATGGAGGACCTGACCTCCGGCCAGCTGGGCACGTTTGTCCTGGTGCAGTGAGGGACACGGCGGCTGCCCGCCCCGTGGCACCAGCCGACCGACTTTTCCAAGCAATAATTTCAGAGTATGTGAAGACGTTTCCGGACTCAAAGCCAATAACTTTCTAGAAGCGAAACAAGCAATACGTTTGGTGTTTTGGCTTTttagttactttttgttttactttttccttgcaCTGAGCAACTGCAACTATGAGCAGGGACTGGAAgctttttggagaaaaataataatcgAGGGGCGTGTTGTTGGGGCGGGTGGacgggaagggggaaggagggcaaTGGGATAAGGGACGACTGGGCTGGGCTCGCCAGGCCAGCGCCACTGCGGATCAGCTGGCCATGGGAGGGGACTGGAGCCTCCCTCAACCACGGACGCCTCGGACAAGGAAACTGTGGTGTGAGCCGCGGCCGTGGAACTGAGTGGGTGCGTCTCCCTCCGCGTGCGTGTGTGCGGGTGTGCACGTGTGGACTAgtaacgttttttttttttagttaacaaTCCTCCAACTTCCTGAAACATTTATGCTTCAAATGAAAACTGTGAACTTTCCACTTTatgtattagtttttaaaaagctctaacAGCCATCCCAGGAGAAGATAATCTACAAATTTCTCGGAATTCTTTCCCCCGACATCAGAACCCAGAGGATCCTTGTTTCTTACTCCAGATGAGAAGTTTTGCAAACTGCTCCAGGGTCACTTTTCCAGGATTCTCCGGAGGAGCCACAAGGAAGAAGCTGGAGGGGGCGGGATGGCTGAGGTGGGGCTCTGTCCAGGGCCCCTTGGCGTGGAGCCCTAGGCGCCTTCCAGGGAGCCAGAGAGCTTCCTCCTGCTGTGCATCTCTTTTCCGCTGCTAATTGAGTTTTGATGCATTTCATTATCAGGGTCCATAAAGAACAACTGACTGGGGGAATGTGCAATATGGCGAGGCTGTGAGCAGCGCGGGCACGGGCGGCAGAGGGGTCACACCGTGACTCCACTGCCCTCGGCCGGGTCATGCTCGGTGGCCAGCCCCACCTCATCCAGGCCCCGGCGTGTTAGGCTTCCATTCAAGGAACGTGAGATGAGAGGTTAGATCAGTGTTgttccagctttgttccttttttcaagCGAATACTGTGTCTGTATATAAATAGGAGACAAATACACActacttattttttatattttttactacaCTTTTGTGTTCCCGGTTTAAATTTCCCTCTCTGGTAGCACCAGGTGGGCGTGGAGGGGGACAAGGGGCGTCCTTCCCTGGCGGGTGAACTCTGGGGTGGCACTGTCAGCGAGAGGCCTCTCCAATGGACGCCGCACACGCCCTCGGCCCTGGTCGTCCCCGTCCCTTTGCCAACCCAGGTGCCTTCAGCTCACTTCGGCTCTTAGAACCTGCGGTGTTAAGGAGGCAGCGCCGGCGGGTGGGAACCAGGGCACCTGTAGAGGCCGCAGACGGCTGATTCCCAGCGGCGGGGCGGTGGGCCGGCCCGCGTCTGAGCGGCTGCTGAGCCGGGTGCTCCCCTCTGCCCGCCGCCCCCGTTGCTGTTCCTGACCCGGCGGGGACTGTCCTCGCTCCTGGCTGCAAAGAAGTCCCCAAAGCCTCCTTCTGACTTGCAGAGAAGGTTCCGGACAGACAGGAGGGGGACTCC encodes:
- the LOC124234330 gene encoding serine/threonine-protein kinase SIK1, which produces MGRAAEPFLPARHGWDKTGGERTPWRVPGAHSTGAALMHSLGVRPGAMVIMSEFSAAPAGSGQGQQKPLRVGFYDIERTLGKGNFAVVKLARHRVTKTQVAIKIIDKTRLDSSNLEKIYREVQIMKLLNHPHIIKLYQVMETKDMLYIVTEFAKNGEMFDYLTSNGHLSENEARKKFWQILSAVEYCHSHHIVHRDLKTENLLLDGNMDIKLADFGFGNFYKSGEPLSTWCGSPPYAAPEVFEGKEYEGPQLDVWSLGVVLYVLVCGSLPFDGPNLPALRQRVLEGRFRIPFFMSQDCETLIRRMLVVDPAKRITVAQIRQHRWMQADPSLLRQACPAFSALSYNSNLGDYDEQVLGIMQTLGVDRQRTVESLQNSSYNHFAAIYYLLLERLKEYRNAQPSVRPGPARQPRPRSSDLSGFEVPQEGLPGDAFRSALLCPQPQSLGQSVLQAEMDCDLHSSLQPLFFPVDTNCNGVFRHRSISPTSLLDTTISEEVRQGQGLEEEQEAQMPLPSSSGRRHTLAEVSTCFSPGAPPCIVISSSVASPSEGTSSDSCLTSAGDGLVGLSGRLATQGLLGTCSPLRLASPLLGAQSATPVLQAQGALGGAAPLPVSFQEGRRASDTSLTQGLKAFRQQLRKNARTKGFLGLNKIKGLARQVCQPSSSSRATRGGLNTFQLPAPSPGLHGSGASSREGRSLLEEVLHQQRLLQLQHHPAAPPTCQQAPLVLAPCDGALLVSGLQRGLGLGPGTLLPPHLLQAGASPVASAAQLLDAHLHISPTSAPLPAATPLQPPFAMLPPRFDPTGLPQGDCEMEDLTSGQLGTFVLVQ